A region of the Fibrobacter sp. genome:
AAGGGAGTCATAAAGATAGCGGATTTCCCCAGACCCTACAAGATGGAGCGTATGGGTGAGGGGCGGATGCGTCCGCTTTCGCCCAACAGCCCTGAAATTCAGAGTCCCGGTTACTCTCTAAGGCAGGGTTATCTTGAGAATTCTAATGTAGATATCATAAAAAACATGGTTCAGATGATCTCTGCGTACAGAAATTTTGAAGCGGATCAGAAGGCTCTCCATGCTCAGGATGAGACACTGGAGAAGGCAGTGAATCAGGTCGGTAGATTGTCCTGAACCAGTTTAATTTCAAGAGGTTACCTATGATCAGATGCATGATGACAGCGGCAACGGGGATGGAAGCGCAGCAACTTTACATGGATACAATTTCCCATAATCTATCTAACGTGAACACAAATGGTTACAAGAGATCAAGACTTGAGTTCCAGGATTTGATGTATCAGAGTATTCGCGAACCTGGTGTGAGAAATTTTGAAGGTGGAATGGCACCTGCGGGGATAGAGGTGGGGCTTGGTGTAAGATCTGCCGGCACACAGAGAGTTTTTGAGCAGGGATCTCTAAACGGAACAGAGAATCCGCTTGACTGGGCAATTCAGGGAGAAGGCTTCTTTCAAATCGAACTTCCTGATGGTGGGACTGCGTATACCCGCGATGGATCTTTTAAGCTCTCCAGTGATGGTACCATAGTAACATCTTCCGGCTTTTTTCTCTCTCCCGGGATCACTGTTCCCGAGGGAGCGACTAACCTCAGCGTTTCCCAGGATGGCAGAATCTCGGTTGTACTCCAGGGTGAAGTTAATCATACCGAGATCGGGCAGCTGGAGCTGGTTCGTTTCA
Encoded here:
- the flgG gene encoding flagellar basal-body rod protein FlgG; amino-acid sequence: MIRCMMTAATGMEAQQLYMDTISHNLSNVNTNGYKRSRLEFQDLMYQSIREPGVRNFEGGMAPAGIEVGLGVRSAGTQRVFEQGSLNGTENPLDWAIQGEGFFQIELPDGGTAYTRDGSFKLSSDGTIVTSSGFFLSPGITVPEGATNLSVSQDGRISVVLQGEVNHTEIGQLELVRFINPSGLKSLGGNLYIETDASGEPIVSLPGEEGTGTIAQNYVEASNVKIVDEMVNMITAQRAFEIVSKAITVAEDMMQVANNLKR